The Haloplanus salinarum genome includes a region encoding these proteins:
- a CDS encoding methyl-accepting chemotaxis protein: MSVNKTTSGERPATGLEPEPAVDDEVERLRYERDYWRGLFEQVIGEYPKMGFVLDTEDRLAYHNPEAEAMTGFDQADVLGERVYDAYPISEDDETFAQTVAREGEARTETGYRRIPTADGERWVRSSGVPLRDPAGELVGALETTTDVTELVEQQRTITEIQSQVSEEVATKAEQATETTERVDEAIENARSLAEEQADNMSEVAEEVGALSATVEEVAASAEDINERAKEAEQLAVESTEAGTAAIERMEGVAERSDEVADRTHNLAEQVAAIEEIIDVINDIAEQTNILALNANIEAARAGEAGDGFSVVANEVKSLATEVQSEAERIEDIIHRTREEAEGTIDSIDAVTEEIHEGTDTIRDLVDNQEAIVEVVDATSTGMEDIAEATDDQAVRTEEVASMVDTAADRSQRVSEEIVTISDANAEQAAFVSDITVAIERLESTVEQLDTSNTEEAVVVDRDDV; the protein is encoded by the coding sequence ATGTCGGTCAACAAAACCACGTCGGGGGAGCGACCCGCGACGGGGCTCGAACCCGAGCCAGCCGTGGACGACGAGGTGGAGCGGCTCCGCTACGAACGCGACTACTGGCGCGGTCTCTTCGAACAGGTGATCGGGGAGTACCCGAAGATGGGGTTCGTCCTCGACACCGAGGACAGACTGGCGTATCACAACCCGGAGGCCGAGGCGATGACCGGGTTCGACCAGGCCGACGTCCTCGGCGAGCGCGTCTACGACGCCTATCCGATCTCCGAGGACGACGAGACGTTCGCCCAGACGGTCGCCCGTGAGGGTGAGGCGCGGACCGAAACGGGGTACCGCCGCATCCCGACCGCCGACGGGGAGCGGTGGGTCCGGTCCAGCGGGGTGCCGCTCCGGGACCCCGCGGGCGAACTCGTCGGCGCGCTGGAGACGACGACGGACGTCACCGAACTCGTCGAGCAACAGCGGACGATCACCGAGATACAGTCGCAGGTCTCCGAGGAGGTGGCCACGAAGGCCGAGCAGGCCACCGAGACGACCGAACGCGTCGACGAGGCCATCGAGAACGCCCGGTCGCTGGCCGAAGAGCAGGCCGACAACATGTCGGAGGTGGCCGAGGAGGTCGGCGCCCTGTCGGCGACCGTCGAGGAGGTCGCCGCGTCCGCCGAGGACATCAACGAGCGCGCCAAGGAGGCGGAGCAACTCGCGGTGGAGAGCACCGAAGCCGGTACCGCGGCCATCGAGCGCATGGAGGGCGTGGCCGAGCGGAGCGACGAGGTCGCCGATCGCACCCACAACCTCGCCGAACAGGTCGCGGCCATCGAGGAGATCATCGACGTGATCAACGACATCGCCGAACAGACCAACATCCTCGCGCTCAACGCGAACATCGAGGCCGCCCGCGCCGGCGAGGCGGGCGACGGCTTCTCCGTGGTCGCGAACGAGGTGAAGTCCCTCGCGACCGAGGTGCAGTCCGAGGCCGAGCGCATCGAGGACATCATCCACCGGACGCGCGAGGAGGCCGAGGGGACCATCGACAGCATCGACGCCGTCACCGAGGAGATTCACGAGGGGACCGACACCATCCGCGATCTGGTCGACAACCAGGAGGCCATCGTCGAGGTGGTCGACGCCACCTCGACGGGGATGGAGGACATCGCCGAGGCGACCGACGACCAGGCAGTTCGCACCGAGGAGGTCGCGAGCATGGTCGACACCGCGGCCGATCGGTCCCAGCGCGTCTCCGAGGAGATCGTCACCATCTCCGACGCGAACGCGGAACAGGCGGCGTTCGTCTCCGACATCACGGTCGCCATCGAGCGACTCGAGTCGACCGTCGAGCAACTGGACACGAGCAACACCGAGGAAGCCGTCGTCGTCGACCGCGACGACGTCTGA
- a CDS encoding DUF5789 family protein: MGDTKSGRDEQADDEEQRQRERELAEALDRGNEPEPVDPGTLVDLEAGLDDLEYPATGTDLVAAVGEYEVPTSDGTYALADLIPDTEAETFDSPAAVSVRVKRPTVAAAMTRIIEASRDVSGLEFGASQRAAYEKTFRALRAVDTLDDDEGVVAITDWIVDRIEATDDLPGSRAVRRRAAKYARANDYSVSADEWLGI, from the coding sequence ATGGGGGACACCAAGAGTGGCCGAGACGAACAGGCAGACGACGAGGAGCAGCGCCAACGGGAGCGCGAACTGGCCGAGGCACTGGACCGCGGAAACGAACCCGAACCGGTCGATCCGGGGACACTCGTGGACCTCGAAGCCGGCCTCGACGACCTCGAGTACCCGGCGACGGGGACCGACCTCGTGGCGGCGGTCGGTGAGTACGAGGTGCCGACGAGCGACGGGACCTACGCCCTCGCGGATCTGATTCCCGACACGGAAGCGGAGACGTTCGACTCGCCCGCCGCCGTCAGCGTCCGGGTCAAGCGACCGACGGTCGCCGCGGCGATGACGCGGATCATCGAGGCGAGCCGGGACGTCTCCGGACTGGAGTTCGGCGCCTCACAGCGCGCCGCCTACGAGAAGACGTTCCGGGCGCTCCGGGCGGTCGACACCCTCGACGACGACGAGGGGGTCGTGGCGATCACCGACTGGATCGTCGACCGGATCGAGGCGACGGACGACCTTCCCGGGTCCCGGGCCGTCCGCAGGCGGGCGGCGAAGTACGCCCGGGCGAACGACTACTCGGTCAGCGCCGACGAGTGGCTCGGCATCTAA
- a CDS encoding PAS domain-containing protein has translation MPDDSDIERDRAIAGELRNVYEAIFREMSDAVFLIDVEQSDEDYTFTYRRNNASHREQSGLSEDELRGQTPQELLADEQGTVVAENYQECVEKGETIEYEEKLELPGGTSDWQTKLTPITDSGQVTQIVGVARDITGKKEQERQLKRIHRRFETVMETMSAAVFLKDADGQYLMMNQACRELFNAGDQDIVGLTDDDLVPPDTAEQARTDDQRVFENGEVIEVEETVPTTAGNTVRLTRKSPVYDEDGEIVALCGVSTDITERKQAKQQLEESKERVTEQNTALESLAQIITDTERTVDQQITDLLDLGTTYLDLDVGILSEIDGSEYTVRNVVDPSKGISPGDSFDLTDTYCSLVYDADSPVSFHSATDGGVKDHPAYEKQGIESYIGVPVFVEDQRYGTLNFSRPESREEAITDAEESFVRIMAQWMGTELNRQQREEELERTSKFLQETQAVAKVGGWEVSLQSERMRWSDELYRIHGLPLDANPTPEEGIEFYHPEDRDTIREAFDRLTTEGEPYDLELRIVTADDEVRWVRTRGEPRYENDEIVAVHGTFQDITERKEREQELRRQNSRLNEFASVVSHDLRNPLNVAQARATILQQRADDELQEHLTPLVNSLDRMESIIEDTLTLARQGETVGDIDTISLVDLVGKCWAGVETAEATLEIEEEFAIRGDRDRLRHVFENLFRNAVEHGGEDVTVWVGRAAEDCIYVEDDGPGIPADDHDAVFEPGHTSATDGMGFGLTIVKRIAEAHGWEVAITDGRYGGARFEFDTTGVPDE, from the coding sequence ATGCCAGATGATTCGGACATCGAGAGAGATAGAGCAATTGCTGGCGAGTTGAGAAACGTTTACGAAGCGATCTTCCGTGAGATGAGTGACGCAGTCTTTTTGATCGACGTTGAGCAATCAGATGAAGACTACACGTTTACTTACCGGCGAAATAACGCCTCACATCGGGAGCAATCTGGCCTTTCTGAAGACGAACTACGCGGACAGACCCCACAGGAACTTCTTGCCGACGAACAGGGCACTGTTGTCGCAGAGAACTATCAAGAGTGCGTTGAAAAGGGAGAAACCATCGAGTACGAAGAGAAATTAGAGTTACCTGGTGGGACGAGTGACTGGCAGACAAAACTCACCCCGATCACCGACTCCGGCCAAGTCACCCAAATCGTCGGCGTCGCTCGGGACATAACAGGAAAAAAAGAGCAAGAACGGCAGCTAAAGCGCATCCATCGGCGGTTTGAGACTGTCATGGAAACCATGTCCGCTGCGGTCTTCCTGAAAGATGCCGACGGCCAGTATCTCATGATGAATCAGGCGTGCCGTGAACTGTTCAACGCAGGAGACCAGGACATCGTCGGCTTGACCGACGACGACCTCGTTCCGCCAGATACCGCTGAGCAAGCCAGAACCGACGACCAACGGGTCTTCGAGAACGGCGAGGTGATCGAGGTAGAGGAGACAGTCCCAACAACTGCCGGGAACACTGTTCGGTTGACGCGAAAATCACCTGTGTACGACGAAGATGGTGAGATTGTGGCTCTCTGTGGCGTCTCGACTGACATCACCGAACGCAAACAGGCCAAACAGCAACTCGAAGAGAGCAAAGAACGGGTCACAGAACAGAATACCGCACTGGAATCGTTGGCTCAGATTATAACCGATACAGAGCGAACAGTCGACCAGCAGATAACTGACCTGCTCGATCTGGGAACGACGTATCTTGATCTCGATGTCGGAATCCTCTCGGAGATCGACGGTTCTGAGTACACGGTCCGGAACGTCGTTGACCCTTCGAAAGGCATCAGCCCCGGAGATTCGTTCGACCTCACCGATACGTATTGTTCGTTGGTCTATGATGCTGACAGCCCCGTCTCATTTCACAGCGCAACTGATGGTGGTGTCAAAGACCATCCGGCGTATGAAAAGCAAGGGATCGAGTCCTACATCGGGGTTCCAGTCTTCGTCGAGGACCAACGGTATGGTACCCTGAATTTCTCCCGACCTGAGTCTCGTGAGGAAGCAATCACAGACGCTGAGGAGTCCTTCGTCCGGATTATGGCACAGTGGATGGGGACGGAACTCAATCGCCAGCAACGTGAAGAGGAACTTGAACGGACCAGCAAGTTCCTGCAAGAGACACAGGCAGTCGCAAAGGTTGGTGGATGGGAGGTTAGCTTGCAATCCGAGCGGATGCGATGGTCCGACGAATTGTATCGCATCCACGGACTGCCACTGGATGCGAACCCGACACCTGAAGAGGGGATCGAGTTCTATCATCCGGAGGATAGAGACACTATCAGAGAAGCCTTCGACAGACTCACTACTGAAGGCGAACCGTACGACCTGGAGCTGCGGATTGTCACCGCAGACGACGAGGTCCGCTGGGTCCGCACGCGCGGAGAGCCACGCTACGAGAATGACGAAATCGTCGCCGTTCACGGGACGTTCCAAGACATCACCGAGCGAAAAGAACGTGAACAAGAACTCCGGCGACAGAACAGCCGACTCAACGAGTTTGCAAGCGTGGTCTCGCATGACCTCCGCAACCCACTCAACGTCGCCCAAGCGCGGGCGACTATTCTGCAACAACGAGCTGACGACGAGTTACAGGAGCACCTCACTCCGCTCGTAAATTCGCTGGACCGAATGGAGAGTATCATCGAAGATACGCTGACGCTTGCTCGGCAGGGTGAGACCGTCGGTGACATCGACACGATATCGCTCGTCGACTTGGTCGGCAAATGTTGGGCAGGGGTAGAGACAGCCGAGGCGACGCTCGAAATTGAGGAGGAGTTTGCGATACGTGGTGACCGTGACCGGCTCCGACACGTGTTCGAGAACCTGTTCCGTAATGCAGTAGAACACGGTGGTGAAGATGTGACAGTCTGGGTTGGACGCGCTGCTGAGGACTGTATCTACGTCGAAGATGATGGACCGGGAATACCAGCGGATGACCACGACGCGGTCTTTGAACCAGGTCACACGTCTGCAACTGATGGAATGGGCTTCGGTCTCACGATTGTCAAGCGCATTGCAGAGGCCCACGGCTGGGAGGTAGCGATTACCGACGGACGATACGGCGGTGCTCGATTCGAGTTCGATACTACTGGAGTGCCCGATGAGTAA
- a CDS encoding IS6 family transposase: MPEITRLSDCSDWIELDFVERQRTPEFAMRLGIQMHVAGLSLSNTISILERLGVERSRTAVHNWVQKADLQPEGGASPNHVALDETVIRINDQQYWLYAAIDPETNTFLHIRLFSTYTTGLTEIFLSELREKHDVETAVFLVDDAQWLQTALDRHGLDCRYEHHGNRNAVERLFREIKRRTSSFSNTFSHVEPTTAESWLQALAVWWNRCQS, translated from the coding sequence ATGCCCGAAATCACACGCCTCAGCGACTGTAGCGACTGGATCGAATTAGATTTTGTGGAGCGTCAGCGGACACCCGAGTTCGCGATGCGGCTCGGTATTCAGATGCACGTGGCTGGACTATCACTTTCGAATACCATCTCGATTCTTGAAAGGTTGGGTGTCGAACGCTCTCGAACGGCCGTCCACAACTGGGTGCAGAAGGCCGATCTACAGCCCGAAGGCGGTGCGAGCCCGAATCACGTTGCGCTTGACGAAACCGTGATTCGAATCAACGATCAGCAATACTGGCTGTACGCCGCCATCGATCCTGAAACAAACACATTCCTTCACATACGGCTTTTTAGCACGTATACGACTGGCTTAACCGAAATCTTCCTGAGCGAATTACGCGAGAAACACGACGTCGAAACCGCCGTGTTTCTCGTCGACGATGCTCAATGGCTCCAAACTGCCCTCGATCGACACGGCCTCGATTGCAGATACGAACACCATGGCAATCGGAATGCCGTCGAACGTCTCTTTCGTGAGATAAAACGACGAACCTCTTCGTTTTCAAATACGTTCAGCCACGTGGAGCCGACGACAGCAGAATCGTGGCTCCAAGCCCTCGCTGTCTGGTGGAATCGATGCCAAAGTTAA
- a CDS encoding serine/threonine-protein kinase RIO2 yields MVENVARVVAELDPEDIYLLSGVEQGMRFSEWVNRGKLPDYADLTAEEVDYRLDRCMKRDLIERRTIQYEGYQLTFEGYDVLALHTFAERDTVEGVGAPLGVGKESDVYEVQSYRPLALKFHREGYTNFREVNREREYTADRDHVSWLYTARKAAEREYEALETLYPDVSVPRPIDHNRHAIVMAKFDGIELSRAKLDDEQVVGVLDLILGEVTTAHGAGLIHGDLSEHNVAVASSGITIFDWPQSVSTDHANAAELLERDVSNLIGFFARKYPAVVPDVDAAAVAEAVAADAFESVREFATSRSS; encoded by the coding sequence ATGGTCGAAAACGTGGCCCGCGTCGTGGCCGAACTCGACCCCGAGGACATCTATCTCCTCTCGGGCGTCGAGCAGGGGATGCGGTTCAGCGAGTGGGTCAACCGCGGGAAACTCCCCGACTACGCGGATCTGACGGCCGAGGAGGTGGACTACCGGCTGGATCGGTGCATGAAACGCGACCTGATCGAGCGCCGGACCATCCAGTACGAGGGGTACCAGCTCACCTTCGAGGGGTACGACGTGCTCGCCTTGCACACCTTCGCGGAGCGCGACACCGTCGAGGGGGTGGGAGCGCCGCTCGGCGTGGGCAAGGAAAGCGACGTGTACGAGGTGCAGTCCTATCGACCGTTGGCCCTGAAGTTCCACCGCGAGGGATACACCAACTTCCGGGAGGTGAACCGCGAACGCGAGTACACCGCCGACCGGGACCACGTCTCGTGGCTCTACACCGCCCGCAAGGCGGCCGAACGGGAGTACGAGGCCCTGGAGACGCTTTATCCGGACGTGTCGGTTCCGCGTCCGATCGACCACAACCGTCACGCCATCGTGATGGCGAAGTTCGACGGCATCGAACTCTCGCGGGCGAAACTCGACGACGAGCAGGTCGTGGGGGTCCTCGATCTGATCCTGGGGGAGGTGACGACCGCCCACGGGGCGGGGCTGATCCACGGGGACCTCTCCGAGCACAACGTCGCCGTCGCGTCCTCGGGGATCACGATCTTCGACTGGCCGCAGTCGGTGTCGACCGACCACGCCAACGCCGCCGAACTCCTCGAACGCGACGTCTCCAACCTGATCGGCTTCTTCGCGCGGAAGTATCCCGCCGTCGTCCCCGACGTCGACGCCGCGGCCGTCGCCGAGGCCGTCGCCGCCGACGCGTTCGAGTCGGTTCGCGAGTTCGCGACGAGTCGAAGTTCTTAA
- a CDS encoding 50S ribosomal protein L15e — protein sequence MARSFYSHIRDAWQDPDEGALAELQWQRKQEWRDQGAIERIERPTRLDKARNLGYKAKQGIVVVRTSVRKGGARKRRFKAGRRSKRQGVNRIGRRKSIQRIAEERTSRKYPNLRVLNSYWVGEDGSQKWHEVILVDPEHPAIQADDDLNWICDDSHKGRAFRGKTSAGSKGRGQRKRGKGTEHTRPSIGGDRRRGK from the coding sequence ATGGCACGAAGCTTCTACTCCCACATCCGGGACGCGTGGCAGGACCCCGACGAAGGGGCCCTCGCCGAACTGCAGTGGCAACGAAAGCAGGAGTGGCGCGACCAGGGCGCCATCGAGCGCATCGAGCGCCCGACCCGCCTCGACAAGGCGCGGAACCTGGGCTACAAGGCCAAACAGGGCATCGTCGTGGTTCGGACCTCGGTCCGCAAGGGCGGGGCCCGCAAGCGGCGGTTCAAGGCCGGCCGACGCTCGAAGCGCCAGGGCGTCAACCGGATCGGCCGCCGCAAGAGCATCCAGCGCATCGCCGAGGAGCGCACCTCGCGGAAGTACCCCAACCTCCGCGTGCTCAACTCCTACTGGGTCGGGGAGGACGGCTCCCAGAAGTGGCACGAAGTGATCCTCGTGGACCCGGAGCATCCCGCGATCCAGGCCGACGACGATCTTAACTGGATCTGCGACGACTCCCACAAGGGCCGTGCGTTCCGCGGCAAGACCAGCGCCGGCAGCAAGGGCCGCGGCCAGCGCAAGCGCGGCAAGGGGACCGAACACACCCGGCCGAGCATCGGCGGCGACCGACGCCGCGGCAAGTAA
- a CDS encoding peroxiredoxin: MSKDFPLPDDLPVPEDDGAADHLQGMEMPVVSLESTDGTVVDLRALPPRTVVYVYPLTGRPDRDVIPEGWDDVPGARGCTPESRGFRARYDELRDEGIGEVFGLSTQSTAYQREARDRLDLPFEMLSDADRALASALELPTFTIEGDEYLKRLTLVVTDGRVERVFYPIFPPDEHASDVLEWVSGASR, translated from the coding sequence ATGTCCAAGGACTTCCCCTTGCCGGACGACCTCCCAGTACCGGAAGACGACGGGGCGGCCGACCACCTCCAGGGGATGGAGATGCCCGTCGTCTCGTTGGAATCGACCGACGGAACGGTGGTCGATCTCAGAGCGCTCCCGCCCCGCACCGTCGTCTACGTCTATCCGCTGACGGGACGGCCGGATCGGGACGTGATCCCGGAAGGGTGGGACGACGTTCCGGGGGCCCGCGGCTGTACGCCCGAATCACGCGGGTTTCGCGCTCGGTACGACGAACTCCGGGACGAGGGCATCGGAGAAGTCTTCGGGCTGTCGACGCAGTCGACTGCGTACCAGCGTGAGGCCCGCGACCGTTTGGACCTCCCCTTCGAGATGCTCAGCGATGCCGACCGGGCGCTGGCGAGCGCACTCGAACTCCCGACGTTCACCATCGAGGGGGACGAGTACCTGAAGCGGCTGACGCTGGTCGTCACCGACGGACGCGTCGAACGCGTCTTCTATCCGATCTTCCCGCCGGACGAACACGCGAGCGACGTCCTCGAATGGGTGAGCGGAGCGTCCCGATAG
- the ppk1 gene encoding polyphosphate kinase 1: MSDPHLSAPDYYLNRELSELAFQARVLHEGTDERNPPLERLRFLAFFTKNTDEFFMKRVGGLKQQIDAGVTETTPDGRTPEEQWREVLDTARPLFRQQSEYWRTTLEPALADAGIEIRDPDTLPADERDHLRTYFEESILPTLTPLAFDPAHPFPFISNLSLSLAVLSSDDSDEPTFTRIKIPSNQPRLIEVPDGSDRYVLIEDLIESNLDLLLPDLDIRDVSKFKVTRNAEVRRNEEVAEDLIDMVEEVLEQRRFATVVRLEVDADMPEESVSILKEHLDVDDREVFHREGPIDFEDFFELVELDRPELKLPPWTPQAHPRLGPVTGDVRDEPTDIFDEVRAGDVLVHHPYHSFEGTVQRFLDAAATDPDVLAVKAAIYRTASDSKVIQSLIDAADNGKQVAVMVELKARFDEKNNLEWVRQLEEEGIHVAYGTVGLKTHTKTALVVRQEADGVRLYSHVGTGNYHSETAKGYSDLGLLTADRDVGHDLTKVFNFFTGPTLDDRFRKLLIAPVTMRERFTEMVRREAEHARQGRRARMVVKVNGLEDPAMVEELYRASMAGVEIDLIVRDICRLRPGIEGVSENVTVHSIVGRFLEHARVFYFENAGSPEWYIGSADWMTRNLDHRVEAVTPVEAVSLREQLRFVLEASLADNRRRWVMRSDGSYEQVTPGDEPVRDVQELLMAVTEAALERGHGAGLETDTEPIAGDLLVTDVDSNDAASGATDTGDDPTDAEEFQSEADDAGEGQSGGGNGSVFEAHADRWYRPDSETYDWAVRTAEGSRRYFETRDGARERLRSEYE; encoded by the coding sequence ATGAGCGACCCCCACCTCTCGGCGCCCGACTACTACCTGAACCGGGAGCTCTCGGAACTCGCCTTTCAGGCACGCGTCCTCCACGAGGGAACCGACGAGCGCAATCCGCCGCTCGAACGGCTCCGGTTTCTCGCCTTCTTCACGAAGAACACCGACGAGTTCTTCATGAAACGCGTCGGCGGACTCAAACAGCAGATCGACGCGGGCGTGACCGAGACGACGCCCGACGGCCGAACGCCGGAAGAGCAGTGGCGCGAGGTGCTCGACACCGCACGACCGCTCTTTCGGCAGCAGTCCGAATACTGGCGGACGACCCTCGAACCGGCGCTCGCGGACGCGGGGATCGAGATCCGCGACCCCGACACCCTCCCGGCGGACGAGCGCGATCACCTACGGACGTATTTCGAGGAGTCCATCCTGCCGACCCTGACGCCGCTCGCGTTCGATCCGGCGCATCCCTTCCCCTTCATCTCGAACCTCTCCCTTTCCCTCGCCGTGCTTTCGTCGGACGATTCCGACGAGCCGACGTTCACCCGTATCAAGATCCCGTCGAACCAGCCCCGACTGATCGAAGTCCCCGACGGGAGCGATCGGTACGTCCTCATCGAGGACCTCATCGAGAGCAACCTCGACCTCCTGCTTCCCGACCTCGACATCCGCGACGTGTCCAAGTTCAAGGTGACCCGCAACGCCGAGGTACGGCGCAACGAGGAGGTCGCCGAGGACCTCATCGACATGGTCGAGGAGGTCCTCGAACAGCGCCGCTTCGCGACGGTCGTCCGGCTGGAGGTCGACGCCGACATGCCCGAGGAGTCGGTCTCGATCCTCAAGGAACACCTCGACGTGGACGACCGGGAAGTGTTCCACCGCGAGGGGCCGATCGACTTCGAGGACTTCTTCGAACTCGTCGAACTGGACCGTCCCGAGCTCAAGCTTCCCCCGTGGACGCCGCAGGCACATCCACGCCTGGGGCCGGTGACCGGGGACGTCCGGGACGAGCCGACGGACATCTTCGACGAGGTACGGGCGGGGGACGTTCTGGTCCATCACCCCTATCACTCCTTCGAGGGGACGGTACAGCGGTTCCTCGACGCGGCGGCGACCGACCCCGACGTGCTCGCGGTGAAGGCGGCCATCTACCGGACCGCGAGCGATTCGAAGGTGATCCAGAGCCTCATCGACGCCGCAGACAACGGCAAGCAGGTGGCGGTGATGGTCGAGCTCAAGGCCCGGTTCGACGAGAAGAACAACCTCGAATGGGTTCGGCAGCTCGAAGAGGAGGGCATCCACGTCGCCTACGGCACCGTCGGACTGAAGACACACACCAAGACGGCGCTCGTGGTTCGACAGGAGGCCGATGGCGTCCGACTCTACTCCCACGTCGGCACGGGGAACTACCACTCGGAGACGGCCAAGGGCTACTCGGATCTGGGGCTGTTGACCGCCGATCGGGACGTCGGCCACGACCTCACGAAGGTGTTCAACTTCTTCACTGGCCCCACCCTCGACGACCGGTTCCGGAAGCTCCTCATCGCCCCGGTGACGATGCGCGAGCGGTTCACGGAGATGGTCAGGCGGGAGGCCGAGCACGCTCGCCAGGGGCGCCGGGCCCGGATGGTCGTGAAGGTAAACGGGCTCGAGGATCCGGCGATGGTCGAAGAGCTCTATCGCGCCTCGATGGCCGGGGTCGAAATCGACCTGATCGTACGGGACATCTGTCGGCTTCGCCCCGGTATCGAGGGGGTGAGCGAGAACGTCACCGTCCACTCCATCGTCGGGCGGTTCCTGGAACACGCCCGCGTCTTCTACTTCGAGAACGCGGGCTCCCCCGAGTGGTATATCGGATCGGCCGACTGGATGACGCGGAACCTCGACCATCGGGTCGAGGCCGTCACGCCCGTCGAGGCCGTCTCGCTGCGGGAACAGCTTCGGTTCGTCTTGGAGGCGTCGCTGGCGGACAACCGCCGCCGGTGGGTGATGCGAAGCGACGGCAGCTACGAGCAGGTTACGCCGGGCGACGAGCCGGTGCGGGACGTTCAGGAGCTCCTGATGGCAGTCACGGAGGCCGCCCTCGAACGCGGCCACGGAGCGGGCCTGGAGACCGACACCGAACCGATCGCGGGCGACCTCCTCGTCACGGACGTCGATTCGAACGACGCCGCATCCGGAGCCACGGACACGGGCGACGACCCCACCGACGCCGAGGAGTTCCAGTCGGAAGCTGACGACGCCGGCGAGGGCCAGTCGGGTGGCGGGAACGGCTCCGTGTTCGAGGCCCACGCCGACCGCTGGTACCGCCCCGACAGCGAGACGTACGACTGGGCGGTTCGAACGGCGGAGGGATCACGTCGATACTTCGAGACGCGCGACGGGGCACGGGAGCGGCTCCGGTCGGAGTACGAGTGA
- a CDS encoding metallophosphoesterase family protein, translating into MHAIPQFDDAVEPHHERIDADRYHDIYVVGDVHGSRLALESLLATLELGDDDLVVFVGDLVRKGPDSPGVVDLVRADDRLLSVRGNNEGKIVRGEKSPDWLREGDRAYFASLPVAVSFADALVVHGGVDPERPLAAHTAEELLTMRSPHGDGYEGPFWYESYDGPFRVFFGHTVHDRPVDRPHAVGLDTGCVYGGPLTAYDYRRDAFVTVDGTTTHRERDDAKIVTPV; encoded by the coding sequence ATGCACGCGATACCCCAGTTCGACGACGCGGTCGAACCGCACCACGAACGGATCGACGCGGACCGCTATCACGATATCTACGTCGTCGGCGACGTCCACGGGAGCCGGCTGGCGCTGGAGTCGCTCCTCGCGACACTGGAACTGGGCGACGACGACCTCGTCGTCTTCGTCGGCGACCTCGTCCGGAAGGGCCCGGACAGCCCCGGCGTCGTCGACCTCGTCCGCGCCGACGACCGGTTGCTCAGTGTCCGCGGGAACAACGAGGGGAAGATCGTCCGCGGCGAGAAGTCCCCCGACTGGCTCCGCGAGGGGGACCGGGCGTACTTCGCGTCGCTGCCCGTCGCCGTCTCCTTCGCCGACGCGCTGGTCGTCCACGGGGGCGTCGACCCCGAGCGACCGCTCGCCGCGCACACCGCCGAGGAGCTGTTGACGATGCGCTCCCCGCACGGTGACGGCTACGAGGGGCCGTTCTGGTACGAGAGCTACGACGGCCCGTTCCGCGTGTTCTTCGGCCACACCGTGCACGACCGACCGGTCGACCGGCCACACGCCGTCGGCCTCGATACCGGGTGTGTCTACGGCGGGCCGCTGACCGCGTACGACTACCGCCGCGACGCCTTCGTGACCGTCGACGGGACGACGACCCACCGGGAGCGGGACGACGCGAAGATCGTCACCCCGGTCTGA